The Seleniivibrio woodruffii genome segment TAAGGGGTGTTTTCGCAGTGGATATCAACTTTTCCACGATGCTTGACATCTGAAAATTAAAAATTTGACATATCTCAATTGAAACTCACCGAAAATAGTGCGATAAAATAGTAGCGGGCCGATTCGAAATCAACGGATCGGCTCGTTAACCTATTCAGAACTTATTGAGGTCAGAAAGATGGATTTCTACAGAATGCTCTCGGCAGCCTATGATGAAATTTTCCCCTACTCTCCCGACACAGCCTCAATGGTAAAGAGCTTCGCCCCCCACGGAGGGAATATTCTTGATGTGGGCAGCGCAACCGGACAATACGTCAAAAGGTATCTCCGGTGCGGTTACAGCGCTTTCGGTCTGGAATATGTGCCGGGACTTGTGCATTTCCACGAGTATACTGCCGTGGGCGACATGACCAGCCTGCCTTTTCAGCCTGTTTTCGATGTAATCGCCTGCACAGGCAACACCCTCGCCCATTGCAAAAACTACACCCACGCCGAAAGCATCCTCGGCGGATTCCACGACACCCTAAAACCCGGCGGAGCGGCTGTCATTCAGATTCTTAATTACTATAAAATTCTGATGCACAAACCTTCGCAGC includes the following:
- a CDS encoding class I SAM-dependent methyltransferase yields the protein MDFYRMLSAAYDEIFPYSPDTASMVKSFAPHGGNILDVGSATGQYVKRYLRCGYSAFGLEYVPGLVHFHEYTAVGDMTSLPFQPVFDVIACTGNTLAHCKNYTHAESILGGFHDTLKPGGAAVIQILNYYKILMHKPSQLPEIKTKHYIFKRHYEYVKNHITFKGTLKNGRDTKTSSVTLYPLTPREVLDGALAAGFSYIEFFGDFKGKGFDIEEDFMLVAVLKK